A single region of the Brachypodium distachyon strain Bd21 chromosome 3, Brachypodium_distachyon_v3.0, whole genome shotgun sequence genome encodes:
- the LOC100831966 gene encoding uncharacterized protein LOC100831966 has product MASTLAPPRWHHPPPLTTAGSPGRLLLHLSPSAVPARRRAAAVSPRAFFSRADLDGLLRRAWRGANAGAERFSFEARQAAQRLDGRYSISRRVAEAARAARERAAEIDAELGVGRRWRSFSVDFSRNWPRYRRELTDFLSTPIGRALSTLFFVWFALSGWLFRVFIFSTFVLPFAAPLLLGTFANRVAIEGTCPACKRRFVGYRNQVIRCMNCQNIVWQPSSSSSGGAGRSRNSEPDIIDVEFEEK; this is encoded by the exons ATGGCGTCCACGCTCGCGCCCCCTCGGTGGCATCACCCCCCACCGCTGACAACCGCGGGCAGCCCAGGCCGCCTCCTTCTCCACCTATCGCCCTCCGCCGTTCCCGCTCGCCGGAGGGCCGCGGCGGTGTCCCCGCGCGCCTTCTTCAGCCgcgccgacctcgacggccTCCTGCGTCGCGCGTGGCGGGGCGCGAACGCGGGCGCCGAGCGGTTCTCCTTCGAGGCGCGCCAGGCCGCGCAGCGCCTAGACGGGCGCTACTCGATCTCCCGCCGCGTGGCTGaggccgcgcgcgcggcgagggAGCGCGCCGCTGAGATCGACGCCGAGCTCGGCGTTGGCCGCCGGTGGCGCTCATTCTCCGTCGACTTCTCCCGCAACTGGCCCAGG TATCGGAGGGAGCTGACTGACTTCCTGTCGACTCCTATTGGGAGAGCTTTATCT ACACTCTTTTTCGTTTGGTTTGCACTATCGGGGTGGCTATTCAGAGTATTCATTTTCAGTACATTTGTGCTGCCTTTTGCTGCCCCTCTTCTCCTCGGAACCTTTGCTAACAGGGTTGCTATTGAG GGAACATGCCCAGCATGTAAAAGGCGGTTCGTGGGCTACCGCAACCAAGTCATCCGGTGCATGAATTGCCAAAACATAGTGTGGCAACCAAGCAGCAGTTCCTCCGGAGGGGCTGGCCGTTCAAGAAACTCAGAACCTGATATAATCGATGTGGAGTTCGAGGAGAAGTAA
- the LOC100842149 gene encoding phosphatidylinositol N-acetylglucosaminyltransferase subunit P: MPSADARESPAARPWSPRQAERTPRVRRPRPSEAYGFAGTIAAAAAAAAYLAWAYAPEPWLRSLGATYYPSKHWALAVPAFVAVAAAQGVVLYMASNFLLAAPPACLHTITDEHAREPSSSPGTGAEVEPIEPISDLGVDRMNHLMFGDRSNNLFIHCTADGLD, from the exons ATGCCATCGGCTGACGCGAGGGAGtctccggcggcgaggccgtggAGCCCCAGACAAGCGGAAAGAACCCCCAGAGTCCGCCGCCCGAGGCCGTCGGAGGCGTACGGCTTCGCGGGAACCATcgccgcggctgccgccgccgccgcgtaccTCGCGTGGGCGTACGCGCCGGAGCCGTGGCTCCGTTCCCTCGGCGCCACCTACTACCCAAGCAA GCACTGGGCGCTCGCCGTGCCGGCGTtcgtggcggtggcggcggcgcagggagTGGTGCTGTACATGGCGTCCAACTTCCTCCTCGCTGCCCCGCCGGCTTGCCTACACACAATCACCG ATGAACACGCCCGGGAgccgtcgtcttctccggGAACGGGAGCGGAGGTGGAGCCCATCGAGCCCATCTCGGACCTCGGCGTCGACCGGATGAATCATCTCATGTTCGGCGATCGAAGCAACAACCTGTTCATTCACTGCACAGCGGATGGACTCGACTGA
- the LOC100831356 gene encoding probable methyltransferase PMT2, translating into MRGSRMNPGDHRTRSVMSVLIVMSLCGFFYILGAWQKSGTGRGDSIALRVTKETDCTILPNLHFETHHSRGGVNPLVMNSKVIAPCHIRYSDYTPCQDQSRAMTFPRENMTYRERHCPVDNEKLHCLIPAPKGYVTPFPWPKSREYVPYANAPYKSLTVEKAVQNWIQYQGDVFKFPGGGTMFPNGASSYIDELASVIPLADGTIRTALDTGCGVASWGAYLMDRNILAMSFAPRDSHEAQVQFALERGVPAVIGVLGTIKLPYPSRSFDMAHCSRCLIPWVSNSGMYMMEVDRVLRPGGYWILSGPPINWKTHYQTWKRSRQDSEKEQNMIENTAEMLCWDKIYEKGDTAIWQKKADSNGCHNKHGRTSKMCKVQGADDIWYKKMEACITPLPEGGQLKKFPERLFAVPPRILEGTSGVTEEVYEEDKKSWKKHVDTYKRMNKLIGTSRYRNIMDMNAGLGSFAAVLDSPGSWVMNVVPTISERNTLGIIYERGLIGIYHDWCEAFSTYPRTYDLIHASGVFTLYENKCDLEDILLEMDRILRPEGTVILRDNVHVLNKVRSTVAGMRWKTKLLDHEDGPYVPEKILIAVKEYWVGREEENGS; encoded by the exons ATGAGGGGCTCAAGAATGAATCCAGGTGACCATAGGACACGGAGCGTGATGTCAGTACTAATTGTGATGAGTTTGTGCGGCTTCTTCTATATACTAGGCGCTTGGCAGAAAAGTGGGACAGGAAGGGGTGATAGTATAGCACTGAGAGTGACAAAGGAAACCGACTGTACAATCTTGCCAAATTTGCACTTCGAGACCCATCATAGCAGGGGTGGTGTTAATCCGTTGGTCATGAACAGTAAAGTAATTGCGCCATGCCATATTCGATACAGTGACTATACTCCTTGCCAAGATCAGAGCCGAGCAATGACCTTTCCTAGAGAAAACATGACCTATCGAGAGAGGCATTGTCCTGTGGATAATGAGAAACTGCACTGTCTAATCCCAGCACCAAAAGGCTATGTCACCCCTTTCCCTTGGCCCAAGAGCCGTGAGTATGTTCCGTATGCAAATGCTCCATATAAGAGTCTGACAGTCGAGAAAGCTGTTCAGAACTGGATCCAATACCAGGGGGATGTGTTCAAATTTCCAGGAGGAGGGACAATGTTTCCAAATGGAGCAAGCTCTTACATTGATGAACTTGCATCAGTCATTCCACTTGCTGATGGCACCATTAGAACTGCGCTTGATACTGGATGTGGG GTTGCAAGCTGGGGTGCTTACCTAATGGATAGAAATATATTGGCCATGTCATTTGCACCTCGAGACTCACACGAAGCTCAGGTTCAATTTGCTTTAGAGCGAGGTGTTCCTGCTGTAATTGGAGTGCTTGGAACTATAAAGCTCCCATACCCATCTAGATCTTTTGACATGGCCCATTGCTCACGCTGCTTAATCCCCTGGGTCTCAAACA GTGGGATGTACATGATGGAGGTGGATCGGGTTCTTAGGCCTGGAGGTTATTGGATATTATCTGGCCCTCCCATTAACTGGAAGACACATTACCAAACATGGAAAAGATCCCGACAAGATTCAGAGAAAGAGCAAAATATGATTGAGAACACTGCTGAAATGCTTTGCTGGGATAAAATCTATGAGAAGGGAGATACTGCTATTTGGCAGAAAAAGGCAGATTCAAATGGATGCCATAACAAGCATGGTCGTACTAGCAAGATGTGCAAAGTTCAAGGTGCAGATGACATCTG GTATAAGAAAATGGAAGCTTGTATAACACCTTTGCCGGAGGGAGGACAGCTAAAGAAGTTTCCAGAGAGACTATTTGCCGTCCCTCCCAGAATTCTAGAAGGTACCTCAGGTGTTACAGAAGAAGTCTATGAGGAGGATAAGAAGTCATGGAAGAAGCATGTTGATACATACAAGAGGATGAACAAGTTGATAGGGACTTCAAGGTATAGGAATATCATGGACATGAATGCAGGCCTTGGAAGTTTTGCTGCAGTGCTGGATTCTCCTGGGTCGTGGGTCATGAACGTTGTGCCTACGATATCAGAGAGGAACACCCTCGGTATCATCTACGAGCGAGGCCTTATTGGCATATACCATGATTG GTGTGAAGCCTTCTCGACGTACCCTAGGACATATGACTTAATACATGCGAGTGGGGTCTTCACTTTGTATGAAAACAA GTGTGACCTGGAAGACATTCTTCTTGAGATGGATAGGATCTTACGTCCAGAGGGCACGGTCATACTGCGGGACAATGTTCATGTGCTGAACAAGGTTAGGAGCACAGTTGCGGGGATGCGGTGGAAGACCAAGCTACTTGATCACGAAGATGGCCCCTATGTGCCCGAAAAGATTCTTATTGCTGTTAAGGAGTACTGGGTTGGCCGCGAAGAAGAGAATGGATCATAG